In the Streptomyces cinnamoneus genome, CACACCCGTGCCGGGCAGCCGCTGGCGGAGGCGTTCGCGCTCGCCGCCGGCGACGAGCAGGTGGTGGCGGTCGGGGTCAACTGCTGTGAGCCGGGCGATGTGGAGCGGGCGGTGGAGACGGCCGCGCGGGTCACCGGGAAACCGGTGGTGGCCTATCCGAACAGTGGGGAGGGCTGGGACGCCCGGGAGCGGCGGTGGCGGGGGCTGCCCACCTTCGACCCCGCCCGGGTGGGCCGGTGGACGGCGGCCGGGGCCCGGCTGGTCGGCGGATGCTGCCGGGTCGGCCCGGACCGGATCGCGGAACTGGCCCAGGTGCTGAAAAACCCATAGGAACGGGGCCATAAGGGGGGAGATACTGTGCCGTGTGTTTCTGACGATCAGTACGACCGGCACTCCGGAGAATCCGGCGACCGACCTCGGGTTCCTGCTGCACAAGCACCCCGAGAAGGCGCAGCGGTTCTCCACCTCCCACGGCACCGCGCACGTCCTCTACCCCGAGGCGGGCGTGGAGCGCTGCACGGCGGCGCTGCTGCTGGAGGTCGATCCGGTGGCACTCGTGCGGCGCGGCAAGGGCAAGGAGCGCGGCGGCCCGGCCGACCCGACGCTGGCCCAGTACGTCAACGACCGCCCCTACGCGGCGTCCTCGCTGCTGGCCGTGGCGCTCGGCAGCGTGTTCTCCAGCGCCGTCAAGGGGCAGTGCGCGGCCCGGCCGGAGCTGCCCGGGCGGGCCCGGCCCCTGCGCGTCGAGGTGCCCGCACTGCCCGCGCGCGGTGGCGCCGCCCTGATCGCACGGCTCTTCGAGCCGCTGGGCTGGACGGTGACGGCCCGGCCGGTCGCCCTGGACGAGCGGTTCCCCGAGTGGGGCGAGTCCCGGTACGTGTCGCTGGTGCTGGAGGGCGAGCTGCGGCTCGCGGACGCGCTGCGACACCTCTACGTCCTGCTGCCCGTCCTGGACGACGCCAAGCACTACTGGGTGGCGCCCGACGAAGTGGAGAAGCTGCTGCGCTCCGGCGAGGGCTGGCTGGAGGACCACCCCGAGCAGCGGCTCATCACCAGCCGCTACCTGTCCCGTCGCTGGTCCCTCACCCGCGACGCCCTGGAGCGCCTCGCCCTCGCCCGGCTCGCCGAGGCCGACGACAGCCGGGCCGAGGAGCTGGACAACGCGGTCGACGAGAAGGACGACACCGAGGAGCGGCCCCAGCCGCTGGCCGTGCGGCGCCGCGAGGCCGTCGTCGCCGCGCTGCGCGCGTCCGGCGCGGCCCGGGTGCTGGACCTGGGCTGCGGGCAGGGCCAGCTGGTCGGCGCGCTGCTCCAGGACACGCGGTTCACCGAGATAGTCGGCGTCGACGTGTCGGTGCGGGCGCTGAAGGAGGCCGCGCGCCGGCTGCGCCTGGACCGGATGACCGAACGGCAGTCGGCCCGGGTGACCCTCCTGCAGGGCTCCCTCGCCTACACCGACCGCCGGCTGGCGGGCTATGACGCGGCCGTGCTCAGCGAGGTCGTCGAGCACCTCGACCTGTCGAGGCTGCCCGCCCTGGAGTACGCCGTGTTCGGGGCGGCCCGGCCGGGGACGGTCGTCGTGACGACGCCCAACGCCGAGTACAACATCCGCTGGGAGACCCTCCCCGCCGGGCACGTACGCCACGCCGACCACCGCTTCGAGTGGACCCGGGAGGAGTTCCGCGCCTGGGCCGACCGGGTCGCCGGGCGGCACGGCTACGCCGTCGAGTTCACACCGGTCGGCGCCGACGACCCCGAGGTGGGGCCGCCCACGCAGATGGCCGTCTTCCGCAGGAACGACACCGGGAACGCCCCCCAGGGCACCGACGGCGAACGCGGCACCGACGAGACCGCGAAGGAGGAGGAGACCGCATGAGCAGCGCACCCACCACACCGGCCGAGCCCATCCGGCTGGGCGTGCCCGACCTGTCCCTCGTGGTCCTCGTCGGCTCCACGGGCTCCGGCAAGTCCACCTTCGCCGCGCGCCACTTCCTGCCGACCGAGACGATCTCCTCCGACTTCTGCCGCGGTCTCGTGAGCGACGACGCGAACGACCAGAGCGCCAGCAAGGACGCCTTCGACGTCCTGTACTACATCCTCGGCAAGAGGCTCGCGGCCGGCCGGCTCACCGTCGTCGACGCGACCAACGTCGAGCCCGAGGCCCGCAAGCAGCTCGTCCGCGTCGCCCGGGAGCACGACGTCCTGCCCGTCGCGATCGTCCTCGACGTCCCCGAGGACGTGTGCGCCCGGCGCAACGCCACCCGGCCCGACCGGGCCGCGCTGCCCCGCCGCGTCATCCAGCGCCACCAGCGCGAACTGCGCCGCTCCCTGGGGCACCTGGAGCGCGAGGGCTTCCGCAGGACGCACGTCCTGCGCGGCGTGGCGCAGGTGGAGTCGGCCGAGGTCGTCCGCGAGCGCAGGTTCAACGACCTGCGGCACCTGAGCGGCCCGTTCGACATCGTCGGCGACGTCCACGGCTGCCGCTCCGAGCTGGAGAGCCTGCTGACCCGCCTGGGCTACGCCCTCGTCCGCGACGAGGCCGGCCGCCCGGTGGACGCCACCCACCCCGAGGGGCGCACCGCCGTGTTCGTGGGCGACCTCGTCGACCGCGGCCCGGACAGCCCCGGCGTGCTGCGGCTCGTCATGGGCATGGTGGCCGCCGGGCACGCCCTGTGCGTCCCCGGCAACCACGAGAACAAGCTCGGCCGCTTCCTGAGCGGCCGCCAGGTCAAGGCCACCCACGGCCTGGCGGAGACGATCGAGCAGCTGGAGCGGGAGGCCGGGCGGGATCCCGCGTTCCGCGAGCGGGTCCGGGACTTCGTCGCCTCGCTGGTCAGCCACTACGTGCTCGACGGCGGGCGGCTGGTGGTGTGTCATGCCGGGCTGCCCGAGAAGTACCACGGCCGCACCTCCGGCCGGGTCCGCTCGCACGCCCTGTACGGGGACACCACGGGGGAGACCGACGAGTTCGGCCTGCCCGTGCGCTACCCCTGGGCGGAGGACTACCGCGGCCGTGCCGCCGTCGTCTACGGCCACACCCCGACCCGGTCGGCCACCTGGCTCAACAACACCATCTGCCTCGACACCGGCGCTGTCTTCGGCGGCAAGCTGACCGCGCTGCGCTGGCCCGAGCGGGAGCTGGTGGACGTGCCGGCCGAGCAGGTCTGGTACGAGCCGGCGCGGCCGCTGGTGACCGAGGCGCCCGGTGGTGCGGACGGCCGGCCGCTCGACCTCGCCGACGTCACCGGCCGCCGCGTCGTGGAGACCCGGCACCTGGGCCGCGTCGCCGTCCGCGAGGAGAACGCCGCCGCGGCCCTGGAGGTCATGAGCCGCTTCGCCGTCGACCCCCGCCAGGTGGTCTACCTCCCGCCGACCATGGCGCCCTGCGCCACCTCCAAGGAGGAGGGCTATCTGGAGCACCCCGCGGAGGCGTTCGCCGCCTACCGCGAGGCGGGCGTGCGCCAGGTGGTCTGCGAGGAGAAGCACATGGGCTCCCGCGCGGTGGTCCTCGTCTGCCGCGACGCGGACGTGGCCGCCGAGCGCTTCGGCACGGCCGACGGCGTGCCCGGCACGGTGTACACCCGCACCGGCCGGCCGTTCTTCGACGCCCCCGAGACGGCCCGGCGGCTGCTTGAGCGGCTCGCCGCCCGCGTGGACGCCGCCGGCCTGTGGGAGCGGCTGGAGACCGACTGGCTGCTGCTGGACGCCGAGCTGATGCCCTGGTCGCTGAAGGCCACCGGCCTGCTGCGCGACCAGTACGCGGCCGTCGGCGCGGCCTCCCGCGTGGTCTTCCCGCACGCCCTGGCGGCGCTGGAGTCGGCGGCCGCGCGCGGCGTGGACGTCGCCGGGCTGCTCGACCGTCAGCGCGAGCGGGCCGGGGACGCGGCGGCGTTCACCGAGGCGTACGGGCGGTACTGCTGGCCGGCCGGCGGTGGGGAGGGCGGCCTGGACGGCGTCCGGCTCGCGCCGTTCCAGATCCTGGCCGCCGAGGCCCGCAGCCTCGCCACCCTGCCGCACGACGAACAGCTCGCCCTCATCGACCGGCTCGTCGATCAGGACGCCGCCGGGGACGGACCGGGGGAGGCCGGCGGTCTGCTGGTCCGTACGCGGCGGCTGTTCGTCGACACCGAGGACGAGACGTCGGTGGCCGCCGGCACCCGGTGGTGGCTGGACCTCACGGCCGCCGGCGGCGAGGGCATGGTCGTCAAGCCGCTCCAGGCCGCCGCGCGCGGTGCCGACGGCAGGCTCCTCCAGCCCGGCGTCAAGTGCCGCGGCCGCGAGTACCTGCGCGTCGTCTACGGCCCGGAGTACACCCGGCCCGCCAACCTGGACCGGCTGCGCATACGCCACCTCGGCCACAAGCGCTCGCTCGCCCTCCGCGAGTACGCCCTGGGTCTGGAGGCCCTGGACCGGCTGGCGGCCGGCGAGCCGCTCTGGCGGGTGCACGAGGCGGTCTTCGCGGTCCTCGCCCTGGAATCGGAGCCCGTGGATCCGCGCCTGTAGCGGTTCTGGGCCCCGGCCGGCCCCCGGCACGCGGTGGCACCAAGTGCCTCGCGTGCCGAGTGATCACGGCTGGTTCAGGTGAGGATGGGGGGATGGGATTCCATGTCGATTCCGAGGCCGGGCGGCTGCGCCGCGTCATCCTTCACCGCCCCGACCTGGAGCTGAAGCGGCTCACGCCGTCCAACAAGACCGCCTTGCTCTTCGACGACGTGCTCTGGGTGCGCCGCGCCCGCGCCGAGCACGACGGCTTCGCCGACGTGCTGCGCGAGCGCGGCGTCGAGGTGCACCTCTTCCAGGACCTGCTGGAGGAGAGCCTGCGCGTCCCGGCCGCGCGGGCGCTCGTCCTGGACCGGGTGTTCTCGGAGAAGGAGTACGGACCGCTCGCCACCGACCACCTACGGGCCGCCTTCGACGCGATGCCCCCCTCCGAGCTGGGCAGCTGGCTGGTCGGCGGGATGACCAAGCGGGAGTTCCTGGAGCGGCACCCCGAACCGGTCTCCGTCCGCTTCCACGCCATGGACCTGGACGACTTCCTGCTCAACCCGTTGCCCAACCACCTCTTCACCCGCGACACCTCGGCCTGGATCTACGACGGCGTGTCCATCAACGCCATGCGCTGGCCGGCCCGTTGGCACGAGACCGTGCACTACGAGGCCGTCTACCGCCACCACCCCCTCTTCGCGGCGGGCGGCTTCCACGTCTGGTGCGAGGGGCAGTCGGCCTACCCGTCCACCATCGAGGGCGGCGACGTCCTGGTCATCGGCGAGGGCGCGGTGCTCATAGGGATGAGCGAGCGGACCACTCCGCAGGCCGTGGAGATGCTGGCCCGCGGCATGTTCGCGGCCGGGTCGGCGCGCACGATCGTGGCGCTGGACATGCCCAAGCGAAGGGCGTTCATGCATCTGGACACCGTGATGACGATGGTGGACGGCGACACCTTCACGCAGTACGCGGGCCTGGGCATGCTCCGCTCGTACACGATCGAGCCGGGGACCACCGAGGGGGAGCTGAAGGTCACCGACCACCCGCCGGAGCACATGCACCGCGCGATCGCCGCCGCCCTGGGGCTCGACTCCATCCGGGTGCTCACCGCCCGGCAGGACGTCCACGCGGCGGAGCGCGAGCAGTGGGACGACGGCTGCAACGTGCTGGCCATAGAGCCGGGTGTGGTGGTGGCCTACGAGCGCAACGCCACGACCAACACGTTCCTGCGCAAGCACGGCATCGAGGTCATCACCATCCCCGGCAGCGAGCTGGGGCGCGGCCGGGGCGGGCCGCGCTGCATGAGCTGTCCGGTCGAGCGGGACCCCGTACCGGGACTGTGACCGACGTCTCTGCATATAGATGCGAGGTTGCGTATAGAATTTCAGCCTTATCGTGCAGTGTCGGTGAGCGCGTTCTCCATGATCCGTGCCACCGGCGTCTTCCTTGTTCACGACCCTGACCCAGGACCGAGGAGCCCCACCCCATGGCGACAGACCTCAAAGGCCGCCACTTCCTCAAGGAGGCGGACTTCACCGCCGAGGAGTTCCACAGCCTGATCGAGCTGGCGGCGGAGCTCAAGGCCGCCAAGCAGGCGGGCACGGAGCAGCCCCGGCTGGCGGGGCGCAACATCGCGCTGGTCTTCGAGAAGAGCTCCACGCGCACCCGCTGTGCCTTCGAGGTCGCCGCCGCGGACCAGGGGGCCCGTACGACCTATCTCGACCCGGTGGGCTCACAGATCGGTCACAAGGAGTCGGTCAAGGACACCGCCCGCGTCCTCGGCCGGATGTTCGACGCCATTCAGTACCGGGGCCACGGTCAGCACGTCGTGGAGGAGCTGGCCGTCCACGCCGGTGTGCCGGTCTTCAACGGGCTGACCGACGAATGGCACCCCACCCAGATGCTCGCCGACGTGCTCACCATGACCGAGCACACCGCCAAGCCCCTGGAGCACGTCGCCCTCGCCTACCTCGGCGACGCCCGGTACAACATGGGCAACTCCTACCTCATCACCGGCGCCCTCCTCGGCCTGGACATCCGCATCGTCGCGCCGGAGGAACTCTGGCCGGCCCCCGAGGTCGTGGCCCGGGCCCGGCAGATGGCGGAGGCCAGTGGCGCGCGGATCACGCTCACGGACAGCGTCACCGACGGCGTGGACGGCGCGGACTTCATCGCCACCGACGTGTGGGTCTCGATGGGCGAGCCCAAGGAGGTCTGGGACGCCCGGATCGCCCTGCTGTCCCCCTACGCCGTGACCATGGACGTGCTGCGGGCGACGGGCAACCCCGCCGTGAAGTTCCTGCACTGCCTGCCCGCCTTCCACGACCTGGGCACCACGGTCGCCCGGGAGATCTACGAGCGGCACGGGCTGACCTCCCTGGAAGTGACCGACGAGGTCTTCGAGTCCGTGCACTCGGTCGTCTTCGAGGAGGCCGAGAACCGGCTGCACACCATCAAGGCCGTGCTGGTGGCGACGCTCGCCGGCTGACCCCCCAGCGCGGGTGCGCGCCCGGCGGACGGAGGGCCCACGGCCCCTCCGGGCCGGTCGCGCACCCTCCAGGCCTATCGCGTACTCGTGACGACGGTCACAAGACGGTGATAACTTCACCGGGCAGGCACCAGCCCCCCGGCTGAAGGAGGCCGTGCTCCATGAGCCCGTTCACCGGCTCCGCGTCCCGCACCGAGGAATGGCGGCACCTGCGCCTGACCCTCGACTCCGGGGTCGCCACCGTCACCCTCGCCCGCCCGGACAAGCTCAACGCCCTCACCTTCGGCGCCTACGCCGACCTGCGCGACCTCCTGCCCGAACTGGCCCGCGACGGCTCCGTACGGGCCCTGGTGCTCGGCGGCGACGGACGCGGCTTCTGCTCGGGCGGCGACGTCGACGAGATCATCGGGGCGACCCTCGCCATGGACACCGACCGTCTCCTCGACTTCAACCGCATGACCGGACAGGTCGTCCGCGCCCTGCGCGAATGCCCCTTCCCCGTGGTCGCCGCCCTGCACGGGGCCGCCGCCGGCGCCGGCGCCGTCCTCGCCCTCGCCGCCGACTTCCGCGTGGCCGACCCGACCGCCCGCTTCTCCTTCCTCTTCACCAAGGTCGGGCTCTCCGGCGGCGACATGGGCGCCGCCTACCTCCTGCCCCGCGTCGTCGGCCTCGGTCACGCCACCCGGCTGCTCATGCTCGGCGAGCCCGTCCGCGCCCCGGAGGCCGAGCGCATCGGCCTCATCAGCGAACTGGCCGACGAGGGCCAGGCCCACACCGCCGCCCAGGCCCTCGCCCGGCGCCTGGCCACCGGACCGGCCCTCGCCCACGCCCAGACCAAGGCCCTGCTCACCGCCGAGCTCGACATGCCGCTCTCCGCCGCCATCGAACTCGACGCCGCGACCCAGGCCCTGCTGATGCACAGCGCCGACTACGCCGAATTCCACGCCGCCTTCACCGAGAAGCGGCCCCCCAAGTGGCAGGGACGATGACCGCCGCACGGGTCGCGGTCATCGGCGGCGGCCCCGGCGGCCTCTACGCCGCGGCCCTCCTCAAACGGCACGACCGGCGGCGGGACGTCACCGTCTGGGAGCGCAACGCCCCCGACGACACCTTCGGGTTCGGCGTCGTCCTCTCCGACGAGACGCTCGGCGGCCTCGAAACCGCCGACCCGGCCGTGTCCGCCGCCATCGGCGAGGAGGCGGTCCGCTGGGACGACATCGAGGTCGTCCACCGGGGCAGCAGGCTCGTCTCCGGCGGCCACGCCTTCGCCGCCCTCGGCCGCCACCGCCTGCTGGAGTTACTGCACGAGCGCTGCCGCACCCTCGGCGTCACCCTCAGATTCCGCACCGAGGCGCCGCCCGCCGCCGAACTGGTCCGCTCGCACGACCTCGTCATCGCCGCCGACGGCGTCCACAGCCGCACCCGCCGCAGCCACCGCGACGTCTTCCGCCCCACCCTCACCCCCCACCGCTGCCGCTACATATGGCTCGCCGCCGGCTTCGCGCTCGACGCCTTCCGGTTCGAGATCGCCGAGACCGAACACGGCATCATGCAGCTGCACGCCTACCCCTTCTCCCCACGGGCGAGCACCGTCATCGTCGAAATGCGCGAGGAGGTCTGGCGGCGCGCCGGGCTCGACCGCTGCGACGAGGAGGAAACCCTCCGGAGCTGCGGAAAGCACTTCTCCGGCCTCCTCGACGGCCGCCCCCTGCGCACCAACCGCTCGGCGTGGACCGTCTTTTGCACCGTCGTCAACGAGCGCTGGTCCCACGGGCGCACGGTCCTCCTCGGCGACGCCGCCCACACCGCCCACTTCTCCATCGGATCCGGCACCAAGCTGGCCGTCGAGGACGCCGTGGCCCTGGTCCGCCACCTGGACCGGACCCCGGCCGTGCCCGAGGCCCTGGCGGCCTACGAAGCCGAGCGGCGGCCCGTGGTGGAGTCCACGCAGCGGGCCGCCCGCGCCAGCCTGGAGTGGTTCGAGGACCTCGCCCACCACGTCGGCCGGCCGCCCCACCGGTTCGCCTTCGACCTGCTCACCCGCAGCCGCCGCGTCACCCACGACAACCTCCGCCTGCGCGACGCCGGCTTCGTCACCGCCGTCGAGAAGGAGGCGGGGATCCCGGCGGGCACGCCGCCGATGTTCACCCCCTTCCGGCTGCGCGGCCTGACCCTGCGCAACCGGGTCGTCGTCTCCCCGATGGACATGTACTCCGCCGTCGACGGCACACCCGGCGACTTCCACCTCGTCCACCTCGGCGCCCGCGCCCTCGGCGGCCCCGGACTCGTGATGACCGAGATGGTCTGCGTCAGCGCCCACGGCCGCATCACCCCCGCCTGCGCGGGCCTGTACGCGCCGGAGCACGAGCGGGCCTGGCGCCGCGTCACCGACTTCGTCCACCAGCAGGCCCCCGGCACGGCCATCGGCGTGCAGCTCGGCCACTCCGGCCGCAAGGGATCCACCCGCCGCATGTGGGAGGGCATCGACCAGCCGCTCCCCGAGGGCAACTGGCCGCTGGTCGCCGCCTCCGCCCTGCCCTACCGCCCCGGCGTCAGCCAGACCCCGCACGCCCTGACCCCGGGCGAACTCGCCGACCTGCGCGAACAGTTCGCCCGCTCCGCCCAAGCGGCCGCCCGCGCCGGTTTCGACCTCCTCGAACTGCACTGCGCGCACGGCTACCTGCTGTCCGGCTTCCTCTCCCCGCTCACCAACCACCGTGACGACGCCTACGGCGGCGACCTCCCGCGCCGGCTCGCCTTCCCGCTGGAGGTCTTCGACGCGGTGCGGGCCGTGTGGCCCGCCGAGCGGCCCATGACGGTCCGGATCTCCGCCACCGACTGGGCCGAGGGCGGGACGACCGCCGAGGACGCCGTCACCGTCGCCCGCGCCTTCGCGGACCACGGCGCCGACGCCGTCGACGTCTCCACCGGCCAGGTCGTGCCCGACGAGCGTCCCGCCTACGGGCGCTCGTACCAGACGCCGTTCGCCGACCGCATCCGTCAGGAGGCGGGCGTGCCGGTCATCGCCGTGGGCGCCATATCGTCCTGGGACGACGTGAACTCCCTGATCCTGGCCGGGCGCACGGACCTGTGCGCGCTGGGCCGGCCCCACCTGTACGACCCGAACTGGACGCTGCACGCGGCGGCGGAACAGGAGTACTCCGGGCCGGGCGTGCACTGGCCCGTGCAGTACCGCGCGGGCAGCCGCAAGCCGCCCACGGGACGCAAGGCGTGAGGCCCGAGGCCTCCCGGCCGCGCAGGGCGTCCGCGTCCTACGTCAGCCCCATCGTCACGAAGTGCGCCCCCGCGTCCCGCAGCCGGGCGTGCAGTGCCGCGAAGACCCGGGCCGCGCGCCCCCCGGGCCAGTCCGCGGGCAGCAGCGCGGTCGGCAGCCACGGATCCGCGTACGGCAGCCGCCGCCAGGAGTCCAGGGCGAGGAGGTAGTCGCGGTAGGCGGCCTCCGGCGGCACCGGCCTCCGGCGCGACCAGCGGCGCAGCACGGGCTCGTGGGTTTCGAGGAACGCGCGGTGCTGCCGCGCCAGGGCGTCCAGGTCCCACCACCGGGCCACGGACTCCGTGGTCGGCTCGAAGCCCAGGTGCCGGCCCCGGAACAAGTCGACGTACGTGTCCAGGCCGAGCCGTTCGAGGGTGTGCCGCGTCTCCTCGTGGACGTGCGCCGGGGCGATCCACACCCCCGGCGCCGCCGTGCCGAAGCCCAGCCGTGCCAGCCGCGAGCGCAGCAAGTGGCGCTTGTGCCGCTCCTGTTCGGGAACGGAGAAGACCGCGAGCAGCCAGCCCTGGCCCGGGCGCGTGGCAGGACGGCCGTAGATGCGCCGGTCGCCGTCGTCCAGCAGCTGCCGCGCGGCCTCCGACAGCCCGTACCCCGCCGCGCCGTCGGCCGTACGGCCCGAGACGAGCAACCCCCGCCGTTTGAGCCGGGAGACGGCCGACCGCACCGACGGCGAGTCCACGCCCACCGCCCCCAGCAGCCGGATCAGTGCCGCGATCGGCACCGGGCCGGCGGGCGTGCCCGCGGTGCCGCGCCCGTAGGCGCCGTAGAAGGTGACGATGAGGGACCGGGGAGTGTGGGGCGGTTGCTGGTCAGTCACGGGGAAACTGTAAAGGGCCCGCGCGCAACCGGAATCGTTGCAACTTACCGGTGGGGGTGCGGGGAAGGGCGTCGGGAAACTCGATCACGCGGGGGCACTTGTACGGAACGATCTCCTTTTTGGTGAACTCCCGCAGTTTCTCCGCCGTTTCCCCGGTCCGGGGCACTCCGGGACGCAGGACGACGTGGGCGACGACGATCTGGCCGCGCCGCTCGTCGGGGCGTCCGACCACGGCGGCCTCCAAGACGTCGGGGTGGCGCAGCAGGGCCTCCTCGACCTCGGGACCGGCGATGTTGCAGCCGGCCGAGACGATCATGTCGTCGGCGCGGGCGACGAAGCGGAAGTAGCCGTCGGGCTCCCGGACATAGGTGTCGCCGGTGAGGTTCCAGCCGTCGCGCACGTACTCCCTCTGGCGCTCGTCCGCCAGGTAGCGGCAGCCGGTGGGGCCGCGCACGGCCAGCAGCCCCGGGCTGCCGTCGGGCACGGGGGCTCCGTCGGCCCCCACGACGCGGGCCTCGTAGCCGGGCACGGGAAGCCCGGTCGTGCCCGGGCGGATGCGGTCGTCGGCCGCGGAGATGAAGATGTGCAGCATCTCCGTGGCCCCGATGCCGTTGATGACGCGCAGCCCGGTGGCCCGCCGCCAGTCGTGCCACAGCCGCGCCGGCAGGTGCTCGCCGGCGGAGACGCACCGGCGCAGCGACGAGGTGTCGTACGAGCCGAGCCTCGCGAGCATGGCCCGGTAGGCGGTGGGCGCGGTGAACAGGACGCTCACTCCGTGCCGTTGGACGTCGCCGAGGAGCTTGTCGGGGCCGCCCCAGTCGGTCAGCAGGGTGCTGGCACCGGCGCGGAGCGGGAAGACGACCAGACCGCCGAGGCCGAAGGTGAAACCGAGCGGCGGGCTGCCCGCGAAGACGTCGTCGGGGTGCGGCCGCAGGACCCGGGCCGAGAAGGTGTCCGCGACGGCGAGCACGTCGCGGTGGAAGTGGACGCAGCCCTTGGGGCGGCCGGTCGTTCCGGAGGTGAAGGCGATCAGCGCGACGTCGTCGGCGGCGGTGGCGACCGCCTCGTAGGAGGAAGGTTTGTCCGCCGAACGCCGCAGAAGGTCGTCGGGCGACGAGCCGCCGAACAAGGTAACGCGTAAGTGTGACACCTCTGCCGCGAAGACGTCGTCGGCCGATCGGGTGTCGACCAGGGCGTGCCGCACCCGCGCCAGCCGGCAGATGTCCGCCAGCTCCTGCGGCCGCTGCGCCGGTAGCACGGTCACGGCCACCGCGCCGGCCTTCACCACCGCGAGCCAGCAGGCCGCCAGCCAGGGCGTGGTGGGCCCCCGCAGCAGCACCCGGTTGCCGGGCACGACACCCAGGTCACGGGTCAGGGTGTGGGCGATCCGGTCGACGCGCGCCTTCAGATCGCCGTACGACCACACGCGCCCCTCGCCGTCCCGCACGGCCGGCCGGTCCGGGCCGAGCCGCGCGACGGTCGCGTCCAGCAGCGCCGCACCGCAGTTGAGCCGGTCCGGATAGCGCAGGGCGGGCCCGTCCGCGAGATCGAAGCGGAGATCGGGCCACTGGTCGGTGGGCGGGAGGTGGTCGCGGGGAAAGGTATCGGCATGGGCCGACGGCGTGAACTCCATCGCGGATGCGCCCCCTCGCGCCGAGAGCCGAGCGGAAAAGGGAGGTGAACGGGGGGTCTTGCCAGCGATATGGATCCGCTGCCAGCGTAGCGAGTCGGTGACGACAGTCAACAGAGCGCGATATCGAGCGCGGAGCCCGCGCCCGGGAAGGGTGGTGGCCCGTGACCACACCGTTCGCACTGGACCGCACACAGCACACCTGGTGCGCCGAACTGCGCGACCTCGCCGCACGACGGCTGCGTCCCCTGGCCGAGAAGGGCGAGCCCGGGCACGTCAACCGGCCGCTCGTGGCCGCCCTGGGCGAACTCGGCCTGCTGGCCCGCGCCCTGCCTGTCGAAGGGCCCGCCCGGGCCATGGACCTGTGCCTGCTGCGCCTGTCACTGGCCCAGGAGTGCACCGAGGCCGAGACCGCCCTGGCCCTCCAGGGCCTGGGCGCGCATCCGGTCGCCCGGTCCGGCACCCCCGACCAGCGCGCGCGCTGGCTGCCGGACGTCGTGGCGGGCCGCGCGGTGGCCGCCTTCGCGCTCAGCGAGCCGGGCGCCGGCTCGGACGCCGCGGCCCTGGAACTGCTCGCCGAGCCGGCCGGCCCCGGCCCGCGCGGCGGCGGAGGCTGGCGGCTCACGGGGGAGAAGTGCTGGATCTCCAACGCCCCCGAAGCCGACGTCTACACCGTCTTCGCCCGCACGGGCCAGGCCCCCGGTGCCGCCGGAGTCACCGCCTTCCTCGTCCCCGCCGACCGGCCGGGCCTCAGCGGCCGGCCCCTGGAGATGCTCAGCCCCCACCCCGTCGGCACGCTCGCCTTCGACGCCGTGCCCGTCGGCCCGGACGACGTGGTGGGCGAGGTGGGCGGCGGCTTCCGCGTCGCCATGACCACGTTGGACCTCTTCCGCCCCAGCGTCGGCGCCTTCGCCGTGGGCATGGCCCGTGCCGCTCTCGACGCGGCGCTGCTCCACGCGTCCGAGAGGCAGGCGTTCGGCGGCCCGCTCAAGGACCTCCAGGCCGTCTCCCACCAGCTCGCCGAGATGGCCACCCGCACCGAGGCCGCCGCCCTGCTCGTCCTCGCCGCGGCCTCGGCGTACGACGCGGGGGAGCCCGGCGTCGCCCGCCGCTCCGCGATGGCCAAGCTCTTCGCCACCGAGACCGCCCAGTA is a window encoding:
- a CDS encoding PaaX family transcriptional regulator, whose amino-acid sequence is MTDQQPPHTPRSLIVTFYGAYGRGTAGTPAGPVPIAALIRLLGAVGVDSPSVRSAVSRLKRRGLLVSGRTADGAAGYGLSEAARQLLDDGDRRIYGRPATRPGQGWLLAVFSVPEQERHKRHLLRSRLARLGFGTAAPGVWIAPAHVHEETRHTLERLGLDTYVDLFRGRHLGFEPTTESVARWWDLDALARQHRAFLETHEPVLRRWSRRRPVPPEAAYRDYLLALDSWRRLPYADPWLPTALLPADWPGGRAARVFAALHARLRDAGAHFVTMGLT
- a CDS encoding bifunctional salicylyl-CoA 5-hydroxylase/oxidoreductase, with translation MTAARVAVIGGGPGGLYAAALLKRHDRRRDVTVWERNAPDDTFGFGVVLSDETLGGLETADPAVSAAIGEEAVRWDDIEVVHRGSRLVSGGHAFAALGRHRLLELLHERCRTLGVTLRFRTEAPPAAELVRSHDLVIAADGVHSRTRRSHRDVFRPTLTPHRCRYIWLAAGFALDAFRFEIAETEHGIMQLHAYPFSPRASTVIVEMREEVWRRAGLDRCDEEETLRSCGKHFSGLLDGRPLRTNRSAWTVFCTVVNERWSHGRTVLLGDAAHTAHFSIGSGTKLAVEDAVALVRHLDRTPAVPEALAAYEAERRPVVESTQRAARASLEWFEDLAHHVGRPPHRFAFDLLTRSRRVTHDNLRLRDAGFVTAVEKEAGIPAGTPPMFTPFRLRGLTLRNRVVVSPMDMYSAVDGTPGDFHLVHLGARALGGPGLVMTEMVCVSAHGRITPACAGLYAPEHERAWRRVTDFVHQQAPGTAIGVQLGHSGRKGSTRRMWEGIDQPLPEGNWPLVAASALPYRPGVSQTPHALTPGELADLREQFARSAQAAARAGFDLLELHCAHGYLLSGFLSPLTNHRDDAYGGDLPRRLAFPLEVFDAVRAVWPAERPMTVRISATDWAEGGTTAEDAVTVARAFADHGADAVDVSTGQVVPDERPAYGRSYQTPFADRIRQEAGVPVIAVGAISSWDDVNSLILAGRTDLCALGRPHLYDPNWTLHAAAEQEYSGPGVHWPVQYRAGSRKPPTGRKA
- the argF gene encoding ornithine carbamoyltransferase; the encoded protein is MATDLKGRHFLKEADFTAEEFHSLIELAAELKAAKQAGTEQPRLAGRNIALVFEKSSTRTRCAFEVAAADQGARTTYLDPVGSQIGHKESVKDTARVLGRMFDAIQYRGHGQHVVEELAVHAGVPVFNGLTDEWHPTQMLADVLTMTEHTAKPLEHVALAYLGDARYNMGNSYLITGALLGLDIRIVAPEELWPAPEVVARARQMAEASGARITLTDSVTDGVDGADFIATDVWVSMGEPKEVWDARIALLSPYAVTMDVLRATGNPAVKFLHCLPAFHDLGTTVAREIYERHGLTSLEVTDEVFESVHSVVFEEAENRLHTIKAVLVATLAG
- a CDS encoding enoyl-CoA hydratase family protein; this encodes MSPFTGSASRTEEWRHLRLTLDSGVATVTLARPDKLNALTFGAYADLRDLLPELARDGSVRALVLGGDGRGFCSGGDVDEIIGATLAMDTDRLLDFNRMTGQVVRALRECPFPVVAALHGAAAGAGAVLALAADFRVADPTARFSFLFTKVGLSGGDMGAAYLLPRVVGLGHATRLLMLGEPVRAPEAERIGLISELADEGQAHTAAQALARRLATGPALAHAQTKALLTAELDMPLSAAIELDAATQALLMHSADYAEFHAAFTEKRPPKWQGR